CTCCGAGGGCGGCCAGCCGGCAGGGGTCGGAGAACTCCGCGGCGACCAGCCGGCCGATCTTGGTGGCCAACACATCCGGCAGCGCCAGGGTCAGCCCAGGAAACGCCCGATCCAGCTGCCCGAGCAACTGATTCTTTGTCGCCGTGCGCGTGGTGACCCGCCGGCTTCGGTGTCCCGCCCAGGCGCTGAGCTCGCCGATCACGACATCGCGGTCGGCGATGGCGCGCCCGCGCCCGGCCAGCGCCAGCTCGGTGATCGCCTCCAGATCGATCACGTCAGTCTTGATCCGGCGTCGGCCCTGCGCGCGGCGCTGCTCGGCGACATGGGCGGGATTGAGCTCCAACACCTCCCAGCCATCGGGCCAGCGGTGATCAAGCACTGGGCGGTGATAGTGGCCAGCAGCCTCCACTGCCACCTTGACCTGCCCCGACACCGGAACTGCCGCCATCACGCTCGCCGCCGCAGCACCCAAGCCTGAGCGGTTCATCGTGAACTCTGTCGGGCTGACCAGCAGATGACGTGCAGCATCGGTCACCGAAAACAAGGCCGAGGTCTTGCCCACATCAACAGCAACGACGATCGTGGACGACGTGACTGGAGCACACTGCACAGACACAAAACACCTCCGGGGTGTGTCA
This region of Mycolicibacterium goodii genomic DNA includes:
- a CDS encoding IS110 family transposase; translated protein: MSVQCAPVTSSTIVVAVDVGKTSALFSVTDAARHLLVSPTEFTMNRSGLGAAAASVMAAVPVSGQVKVAVEAAGHYHRPVLDHRWPDGWEVLELNPAHVAEQRRAQGRRRIKTDVIDLEAITELALAGRGRAIADRDVVIGELSAWAGHRSRRVTTRTATKNQLLGQLDRAFPGLTLALPDVLATKIGRLVAAEFSDPCRLAALGVNRLIRFAAARDLQLRRPVAERLVAAARDALPTRDAAISRQILAADLNLLADLDSQIQAAEAALAVLLPRSPFATLTTVPGWGVVRVANYAAALGDPSRWPGPRQIYRASGLSPMQYESAHKRRDGGISREGSVALRRALIDLGLGLWLTEPAAKAYAGGLKARGKRGGVIACALAHRANRIAHALVRDHTAYDPARWV